One part of the Phragmites australis chromosome 3, lpPhrAust1.1, whole genome shotgun sequence genome encodes these proteins:
- the LOC133912439 gene encoding cytochrome P450 714B3-like isoform X2: MAISPSYHEICFSEARSHDPFRGKGKKKPGPIFTYSMGNVVFLHVSRLDVVRDINLCVSLDLGKSSYLKATHEPLFGGGILKSNGEAWAHQRKIIAPEFFLDKVKGMVDLMVDSAQTLLKSWEERIDKNGGITDIKIDDDIRAYSADVISRTCFGSSYIKGKEIFLKIRELQQAVSKPNALAEMTGIRFFPTMRNKQAWELHKKVHKLILEIVKESGEDSNLLRTILHSASSSKVDHSEAENFIVDNCKSIYFAGYESTAVTAAWCLMLLGLHPEWQDRVREEVHEICGGRLVDSQSLQKMKNLTMVIRETLRLYPAGAFVSRQALQELTLGGVHIPKGVNIYIPVSTMHLDPKLWGPDVKEFNPERFSDARPQLYSYLPFGAGARTCLGQGFAMAELKILISLILSKFVLKLSPNYEHSPTLKLIVEQEYGVDLTLTKVQRACRA; this comes from the exons ATGGCGATATCCCCCTCGTACCATGAAATTTGTTTTTCTGAAGCCAGATCACACGATCCTTTCCGggggaaaggaaaaaagaaaccaG GTCCGATATTCACTTACTCCATGGGCAACGTCGTATTCCTTCACGTTAGCCGGCTCGACGTGGTCCGGGACATCAACCTCTGCGTGTCGCTGGACCTCGGCAAGAGCTCCTACCTCAAGGCGACGCACGAGCCCCTCTTCGGCGGGGGGATCCTCAAGTCCAACGGCGAGGCCTGGGCGCACCAGAGGAAGATCATTGCCCCTGAGTTTTTCCTGGACAAGGTCAAG GGCATGGTGGATCTAATGGTCGATTCTGCACAAACGTTGTTGAAGTCATGGGAAGAGAGAATTGACAAAAATGGAGGGATAACAGACATTAAGATCGACGATGATATTAGGGCCTACTCTGCAGATGTGATCTCTAGGACGTGCTTTGGAAGCAGCTACATCAAAGGAAAGGAAATCTTTTTGAAGATCAGAGAATTACAGCAGGCTGTGTCCAAGCCAAATGCGCTAGCTGAAATGACTGGCATAAG GTTCTTTCCCACAATGAGGAACAAGCAGGCATGGGAGCTTCACAAAAAAGTCCACAAATTGATTCTAGAAATTGTAAAGGAAAGTGGAGAAGACAGCAACTTACTGCGTACAATTCTTCACAGTGCAAGCAGCAGCAAGGTGGACCACTCCGAGGCAGAGAACTTCATAGTTGATAACTGCAAGAgcatctattttgcaggatatGAGAGCACAGCTGTCACAGCTGCCTGGTGTCTAATGCTCCTTGGACTGCACCCAGAATGGCAGGATCGTGTCCGAGAAGAGGTGCATGAAATCTGTGGAGGCCGGCTAGTAGATTCCCAGTCACTTCAGAAAATGAAAAAT TTGACAATGGTAATCCGGGAAACATTGAGGTTGTACCCAGCAGGAGCCTTTGTATCAAGGCAGGCCCTCCAGGAACTGACGCTAGGTGGTGTGCATATACCAAAAGGTGTCAACATCTACATCCCTGTCTCCACAATGCATCTGGACCCCAAACTATGGGGTCCAGATGTGAAAGAGTTCAACCCAGAGCGCTTCTCTGATGCTCGACCCCAGCTATATTCATACTTGCCATTTGGCGCTGGGGCTCGGACCTGCCTTGGCCAGGGATTTGCTATGGCTGAGCTCAAGATCCTGATCTCTCTCATACTCTCCAAGTTTGTTTTGAAGCTCTCACCGAACTACGAGCATTCTCCAACACTGAAACTCATTGTGGAGCAAGAGTACGGTGTGGACCTCACTTTAACAAAAGTGCAAAGGGCGTGTAGAGCCTAA
- the LOC133912439 gene encoding cytochrome P450 714B3-like isoform X1 translates to MEVATAVKVLLSLCCVAACGFAVYLYHVVWVAPQRVLAEFRRQGIAGPRPSFPYGNLADMREAVAAAKAASASARRSAGGRDIVHDYRPAVLPFYEKWRKEHGPIFTYSMGNVVFLHVSRLDVVRDINLCVSLDLGKSSYLKATHEPLFGGGILKSNGEAWAHQRKIIAPEFFLDKVKGMVDLMVDSAQTLLKSWEERIDKNGGITDIKIDDDIRAYSADVISRTCFGSSYIKGKEIFLKIRELQQAVSKPNALAEMTGIRFFPTMRNKQAWELHKKVHKLILEIVKESGEDSNLLRTILHSASSSKVDHSEAENFIVDNCKSIYFAGYESTAVTAAWCLMLLGLHPEWQDRVREEVHEICGGRLVDSQSLQKMKNLTMVIRETLRLYPAGAFVSRQALQELTLGGVHIPKGVNIYIPVSTMHLDPKLWGPDVKEFNPERFSDARPQLYSYLPFGAGARTCLGQGFAMAELKILISLILSKFVLKLSPNYEHSPTLKLIVEQEYGVDLTLTKVQRACRA, encoded by the exons ATGGAGGTGGCCACGGCGGTGAAGGTGCTGCTGAGCCTGTGCTGCGTGGCGGCGTGCGGCTTCGCCGTGTACCTGTACCACGTCGTCTGGGTGGCGCCGCAGAGGGTGCTCGCCGAGTTCAGGAGGCAGGGCATCGCCGGCCCGCGGCCGTCGTTCCCTTACGGCAACCTCGCCGACATGCGGGAGGCAGTGGCCGCCGCGAAGGCGGCGAGTGCGTCAGCACGCCGGAGCGCCGGCGGCCGCGACATCGTTCATGACTACCGCCCAGCCGTGCTGCCCTTCTACGAGAAATGGAGGAAAGAGCACG GTCCGATATTCACTTACTCCATGGGCAACGTCGTATTCCTTCACGTTAGCCGGCTCGACGTGGTCCGGGACATCAACCTCTGCGTGTCGCTGGACCTCGGCAAGAGCTCCTACCTCAAGGCGACGCACGAGCCCCTCTTCGGCGGGGGGATCCTCAAGTCCAACGGCGAGGCCTGGGCGCACCAGAGGAAGATCATTGCCCCTGAGTTTTTCCTGGACAAGGTCAAG GGCATGGTGGATCTAATGGTCGATTCTGCACAAACGTTGTTGAAGTCATGGGAAGAGAGAATTGACAAAAATGGAGGGATAACAGACATTAAGATCGACGATGATATTAGGGCCTACTCTGCAGATGTGATCTCTAGGACGTGCTTTGGAAGCAGCTACATCAAAGGAAAGGAAATCTTTTTGAAGATCAGAGAATTACAGCAGGCTGTGTCCAAGCCAAATGCGCTAGCTGAAATGACTGGCATAAG GTTCTTTCCCACAATGAGGAACAAGCAGGCATGGGAGCTTCACAAAAAAGTCCACAAATTGATTCTAGAAATTGTAAAGGAAAGTGGAGAAGACAGCAACTTACTGCGTACAATTCTTCACAGTGCAAGCAGCAGCAAGGTGGACCACTCCGAGGCAGAGAACTTCATAGTTGATAACTGCAAGAgcatctattttgcaggatatGAGAGCACAGCTGTCACAGCTGCCTGGTGTCTAATGCTCCTTGGACTGCACCCAGAATGGCAGGATCGTGTCCGAGAAGAGGTGCATGAAATCTGTGGAGGCCGGCTAGTAGATTCCCAGTCACTTCAGAAAATGAAAAAT TTGACAATGGTAATCCGGGAAACATTGAGGTTGTACCCAGCAGGAGCCTTTGTATCAAGGCAGGCCCTCCAGGAACTGACGCTAGGTGGTGTGCATATACCAAAAGGTGTCAACATCTACATCCCTGTCTCCACAATGCATCTGGACCCCAAACTATGGGGTCCAGATGTGAAAGAGTTCAACCCAGAGCGCTTCTCTGATGCTCGACCCCAGCTATATTCATACTTGCCATTTGGCGCTGGGGCTCGGACCTGCCTTGGCCAGGGATTTGCTATGGCTGAGCTCAAGATCCTGATCTCTCTCATACTCTCCAAGTTTGTTTTGAAGCTCTCACCGAACTACGAGCATTCTCCAACACTGAAACTCATTGTGGAGCAAGAGTACGGTGTGGACCTCACTTTAACAAAAGTGCAAAGGGCGTGTAGAGCCTAA